From Pseudomonas arsenicoxydans:
GGTGCGGGTACGAAGTCGTAGCTAGGCACTTGCTCTGGCGTACGTTGCACCAGCGCCAACATCAGCGCGACACCCACCAGGCTGGCGAATGCGACTTGCCAACGAGGTTTCTGGCAAGCCTTGACCCAGCGATGCCAGAGATTCGGTTTCGGCGCAGGCGTTTCTCGGTGTGCGGCGGCCAGAATGAACGCATCAAGGTGCGCCGGTGGCTCATCGCGGCTGTGTTCACGATAATGCTGCAGCACTTGGTCTTCCGGAGTTTTGCGGGCGTCAGTCATGTCAGTACCTCCTCGGCCAGCAGCCGACGCAGTTTTTGCTGGGCGTAGCGCAAGCGGCTTTTCACCGTTTCCAGCGGTGTTTCGGTGAGGGTGGCGATCTGGGGGAAATCGAGATCGCTGTGGGCGCGTAGCAGGAACACTTCGCGCTGGTCGGCGGGCAGGTTTTGCAGGGCAGCTTCAAGGCGCTGAGTGTCGCGGCTCAGGCTCAGCAGTTGCTCCGGATCGGTCGCCTCATCAATCACGGCGTGGGTTTGTTCGTCATAGCTGTCGTGCAAAGGGTTGTGGATGCCATGTTTGCGCCAGTGGTCGATCAATCGGTTACGGGCAATCTGGTAGAGCCACGTACGAAAATTCGCCCGGCCCTGTGGCTGACTGGTGCTGCGGACCAGGCTCAGCCAAGTTTCCTGGTAAACCTCTTCGGCCAGTTCGGGCTTGCCACTCAGACCAAGCAGGAATCGATAAAGCCCCTGGCGG
This genomic window contains:
- a CDS encoding RNA polymerase sigma factor, whose product is MSAFEPSDESLLARYRSGDGPAFEILYARHRQGLYRFLLGLSGKPELAEEVYQETWLSLVRSTSQPQGRANFRTWLYQIARNRLIDHWRKHGIHNPLHDSYDEQTHAVIDEATDPEQLLSLSRDTQRLEAALQNLPADQREVFLLRAHSDLDFPQIATLTETPLETVKSRLRYAQQKLRRLLAEEVLT